The proteins below come from a single Drosophila miranda strain MSH22 chromosome Y unlocalized genomic scaffold, D.miranda_PacBio2.1 Contig_Y1_pilon, whole genome shotgun sequence genomic window:
- the LOC108160154 gene encoding uncharacterized protein LOC108160154, with the protein MVVETNNSASNDSIDQIELSQGPVMNISGRRRDTPRIRGKKKTADAKDAGQGQPKISPRTFPTILSRILLKCSSPPPLPPSDPYKVDYTQKLCFLRVKKPVERKRLYHMFLSTSTPLGNDFEKVNSMYRNKADFKIDHQFSVGTICAGSLYRRVQKHFSDATWNKQGNVFEMEMIGECDAYGVQNKVYQMHSEEVEKLFNYIKYLSITKS; encoded by the coding sequence ATGGTAGTCGAAACAAACAACAGTGCCAGTAATGACTCCATCGATCAAATTGAGTTATCCCAAGGTCCAGTGATGAATATTTCTGGGAGACGTCGAGACACTCCTCGCAttagggggaaaaagaagaCGGCTGATGCTAAAGATGCAGGGCAGGGACAGCCCAAAATCAGCCCTAGAACATTTCCAACGATCCTAAGTAGAATTCTGTTGAAATGTAGCTCTCCACCACCACTGCCCCCAAGCGATCCGTACAAAGTCGACTACACACAGAAGCTGTGTTTCCTGCGTGTAAAAAAACCAGTCGAACGGAAGCGCTTATACCATATGTTCCTGTCGACGTCTACGCCTCTAGGCAACGACTTCGAGAAAGTGAATTCTATGTACAGGAATAAAGCAGACTTTAAAATTGACCACCAATTCAGCGTGGGCACAATCTGTGCAGGATCACTGTACCGCAGAGTTCAGAAACACTTTTCCGATGCTACGTGGAACAAGCAAGGGAATGTTTTTGAAATGGAAATGATTGGAGAGTGTGACGCCTATGGGGTTCAAAATAAAGTGTATCAGATGCACAGTGAGGAAGTGGAAAAACTATTTAATTACATAAAGTACTTGAGCATTACAAAGAGCTGA